A single Altererythrobacter sp. BO-6 DNA region contains:
- a CDS encoding N-acetylmuramoyl-L-alanine amidase, translated as MSLRWHLALIVLLPLALVGGLIAAGVNIPVPQWGRDYVLRFLLPDSADDANLPTIYGPDDPSRPLVVIDPGHGGRDPGAVGAGIREKDVTLGLALALRDELVRQGGVRVALTREDDRAVALAQRPDFARRLEADLFLSIHADSAGEKSGISGASLYTLSAKASSAAAARFARKENDADRVNGLSIEGQSEQVSAILVELSQRRSQADLIEFATLVTREGEGRLTFHEQSLRSADLVVLRAPDMPSVLFEAGFVTNEADAARLTSPEWRRGFAESMARAIRVYFVRRTAS; from the coding sequence ATGAGCTTGCGTTGGCATCTTGCCCTGATCGTGCTGCTCCCGCTGGCGCTTGTCGGCGGGTTGATCGCGGCGGGGGTCAATATTCCCGTTCCGCAGTGGGGCCGGGACTATGTGCTGCGTTTCCTTTTGCCCGACAGCGCGGACGATGCGAACTTGCCGACGATCTACGGTCCGGACGATCCGTCGCGGCCGCTGGTGGTGATCGATCCCGGCCATGGCGGGCGCGATCCCGGCGCGGTTGGCGCGGGCATACGCGAAAAGGACGTGACGCTCGGGCTGGCGCTTGCTTTGCGTGACGAGCTGGTGCGGCAGGGTGGGGTGCGTGTCGCGCTGACCCGCGAGGATGACCGGGCGGTGGCGCTGGCGCAGCGGCCCGATTTTGCGCGACGTCTGGAGGCGGACCTGTTTCTGTCGATCCATGCGGATTCGGCGGGCGAGAAAAGCGGGATAAGCGGAGCGAGCCTTTACACGCTTTCCGCCAAGGCTTCGAGCGCGGCGGCGGCGCGTTTCGCCCGCAAGGAAAACGATGCGGACCGGGTCAACGGCCTGTCGATCGAAGGGCAAAGCGAACAGGTGAGTGCGATTCTGGTCGAATTGTCGCAGCGCCGCTCGCAGGCCGATCTGATCGAATTTGCCACGCTGGTGACGCGCGAGGGTGAAGGGCGGCTCACTTTCCACGAGCAGTCATTGCGATCGGCCGACCTGGTGGTGCTGCGCGCACCCGACATGCCGTCGGTCCTGTTCGAGGCGGGGTTCGTCACCAACGAGGCGGATGCCGCGCGGCTTACCTCGCCCGAGTGGCGCCGTGGGTTCGCCGAAAGCATGGCCCGTGCGATCCGGGTCTATTTCGTGCGTCGCACGGCAAGCTGA